From Quercus robur chromosome 8, dhQueRobu3.1, whole genome shotgun sequence:
CCAAGCTACCAATGTCGTCTATTGACAACGAGCAGTTGGGCAACTCCTTCGTACGCCATTTTGTCAGTGGACAACGCCCGAAAAGGCCAGCAGACCACCTGCTCACCATCAGGCATGGGGAGAAGGAAACTCTGAGGTCATATGTGAAGCATTTCACCAGGGAGACCTTGGAATTAGACGAAGCAGATGACAAAGTGCAGCTAACAACTTTCAAGGCCGGGTTAAAATCTAGAGAGTTCGTGGTCGCACTCGCGAAGAGCCCTTTTCAGACGATGGCGGAAATACTTCTGAAAGCCCAGAAATACATGAACGCTAAAGATGCCCTAGCAATAATCAGAGACAAAGAGACGCCCAGGGAGAAGGAAGGAAAGGGAGAAGACCGAAGAGGACAAAAAAGGGAAAGAGGAGATCAATAGGGCGCTGACAGGAACAAGTGGAGAAACGATAAAACTCCTCTGATAGTAAAATTTACACCTctagttatgcctgttgacaaaattttgatgcagattaaggacaagcattatctcaaatggccaAGGCCATTGCACTTGTCACCCAATGTGCGTAACAAGAAGAAGTACTGCCGTTTCCACAAGGATCACGGCCACTATACAGAAGATTGCACAGACCTGAAGGAGTAGATAAAAGAGCTCATTCGAAAAGTGAAGTTGCAGAAATTTGTGAAGAAGGGGGACTCCAGCAGATCCAGAGGTAATAACAAGGACAAGCACAAAGCCGCTCCGAGGGACAAGGACCACATGTCCCATCGTCCACAGAGCGTGATAGGGGAGATAAAGACGATCACAAAAGGACCATCCACAAGAGGGTCATTCAGATATCTCAAAAAGTCACAGTAAAGGCAGGTGAATAGCACCACAAGATACCACCCCTGAAATAGAGTGTACCCCAAAGGCATCATGACACTGACAGTCATAGTGGGATCTTACCCACAACAATTGACCCGTCAGCTTGACTTCCTAGTGATAGACTGTCCTTTCTCGTATAACATAATAATTGGAAGGCCTATGCTCAACCGCTGGAAGGCAACCACTTCCACCTATTGCCTGAAGGTGAAGTTCCCAACGAAAAATGGTGTGGGCGAAGTTAAGGGAGATCAGGTATTGGCTAGGGAATGCTACCAGGCAGTGTTAGCCGCAAAGGAGAACCATACGTGGATGATCaaggagaaagaggaagaaaaggtGGAAGCCCTAGAGACCGTGAAACTGGTAGACAGGGAACCAACAAAGGCCACCCAGGTAGGGACGACCCTAAGCACAGAGATGAAGAAGAAACTAGTCCAATTCCTTAAGGACAACTTGGACGTTTTCGCGTGAAGTCACGAGGATATGCCAGGCATATCCATAGAGGTCATACAACACAAGCTAAATGTAGATCCTGAGAAAAATCCCGTCTAGCAAAGACAATGAGTTTTTGCTCTAGAACGAAATCAAGTAATCATGGACGAGGTAAACAAAATGCTGGAAACGGACTTCATTCATGAGGTTTACTACCCAGACTGGCTGGCCAACGTCGTCCTGGTAAAAAAGGCGAATGAGAAGTGAAGGATGTGTGTAAACTTCACGGACCtaaacaaggcttgcccaaaGAACAACTTCCCTCGACCAAGGAACACAAGCTAAATGTAGATCTCAAGAAAAATCCCGTCTAGCAAAGACGACGAGTTTTTGCTCTAGAACGAAATTAGGTAATCATGGATGAGGTAAACAAACTGTTGGAAACGAACTTCATTCGTGAGGTTTACTATTCGGACTAGCTGGCCAACATCGTCCTGGTAAAGAAGGCGAATGGTAAGTGAAGGATGTGCATAAACTTCACGGACCtaaacaaggcttgcccaaaggacagcttccccTGGCCAAGGATAGATCAGCTGATGGATTCCACTGCAGGACACAAGCTCCTTACCTTCATAGACGCATTCTCGAGatacaaccaaataaaaatatcCTAAGAAGACTAGGAGAAGACTACCTTCATCACAAGCCAAGAGCTCTACTGctacaaggtaatgcccttCGGATTGAAAAACGCAGGAGCAACCTACCAGAGATTAGTAAACAGGATGTTTAGTAAACAGATCGGGAGAAACATGGAAGtatatgtagatgacatgctcgtcaagagcaaggAAGAGTCTGCACACCTGGACGACCTCAAAGAGACATTCGCCACTCTCATACATTATcagatgaagttgaaccccAGCAAGTGCGCCTTTGGGGTAGCATCTGGGAAATTCTTAGatttcatggtgtcccaaagagggATAGAAGCAAATCCGGAGAAGGTGCGAGCTATACTAGAGATGACATCACCCAAGATGGTGAAGGAAGTCCAGAGACTAACAAGAAGGATACCATCAACAAGTTCGTCTCTAAAGCAACGGACAAGtgcttgcccttcttcaaaACACTGAAGCAAGCCTTCACCTAGATGGAAGAGTGCGAAAAAGATTTCCAAGAGCTTAAACACTACCTGAGCAATCCACCCCTCCTGAGCCCGTCAAAAGAAGGGGAAGACCTATATTTATACCTAGTAGTGTCGGCTACAGCTATGAGTGTAGCCTTAATTTGGGAAAAAGACAGAGCACAACTCCCCGTCTATTATGTTAGTCAAGCCTTCCAAGTAGCTGAAGCAAAGTACCCACGGATCAAGAAAATCACATTTGCCCTGATTGTAGCTTCACGAAAGCTGCGCCCCTACTTCCAAGCGAATCCTATCCTGGTGATGACGGATCAACCTATAAAGAAGTCAATGAACAAGCCCGAGGCTACGGGAAGAATGGTCCAATGGGCAATCGAACTTAGTCAATTCGACATTGAATACCACCCTAGAACAGCTATCAAAGCGCAGGCACTAGCAGATTTTATAGCCAAGTTCACGACCCCGGACGAGAACCAGGCATTGGACGAAACAGAGAGATGGACGATCCAAACTGACGAGTCGTTAGCCCGAAAGAGGGGTAGAGTAGGGGTTATCATCATCACCCCAGAAGGAAAGACACTCAAGTATGGAGTTTAGCTGACATTCCTTGCCACCAACAACGAAGCTGAATACGAGGCAATACTGACGAGGCTAAGGGTCAGAAAGGCGTTGGGCATTAAAAACCTGCTTCTCCAGAGTGATTCAAAGCTAGTCGTGGGACAAATAAAGGAAGAGTATGAGGCAAAGAAGGAGAGGATGCAGAAGTACCTGAGgttgacgaggcatttggcccATGAATTTAATCAGGTAGAGTTCATACATGTCCCTAGAAGCCAGAATATGAAGGCAGACGAGATAGCGAAGCTGGCGTCATCAGAAGCAGGACCGACGGGCACAGATCTAAAGATGGAAATCCAGAAGCGTCCCAACATTGAAGAGATCCATACCTTCGCGATTCAGGGTGAAAGCGGCTAAATGACCCCAATTCT
This genomic window contains:
- the LOC126696591 gene encoding uncharacterized protein LOC126696591; this translates as MSSIDNEQLGNSFVRHFVSGQRPKRPADHLLTIRHGEKETLRSYVKHFTRETLELDEADDKVQLTTFKAGLKSREFVVALAKSPFQTMAEILLKAQKYMNAKDALAIIRDKETPREKEGKGEDRRGQKRERGDQ